The following proteins are encoded in a genomic region of Nitrospiraceae bacterium:
- a CDS encoding efflux RND transporter periplasmic adaptor subunit, with translation MSKILRGRLVMISVALLCIFYLGYRVYESKSDASLLRQQTHENAIPTVAVIHAKPVPPTETITLPGTIEAWFQAPIYAQVSGYVKMWYKDYGALVKKGDILAEINAPALDAQYHQAKADLESVRAIYSLAEITAKRWLALRKNHAVSEQSISVKVAEAKAELAKVRAAEQNVRNFEALIRFKTIVAPYDGVVTVRNINVGDYVNKEGTISSPGSVSNLFTVADVSLLRLFVSVPESFGPFLQPGLTADVTVPQLPDRHFTAKFLTVARGFDVSTRTAITVFTIENEDRALWPGSYAQVHLTAPVDRKVFTIPSTALVFQEHGTQVAVVGEDDRVHFNSITVSKLLDNAVEVAEGVSTLDRIVNNPSAALLEGDTVRIVTPAPGYDLINTSGPPPTDAPAPTGGPLPAGAPAPKESQISKEHTSS, from the coding sequence ATGAGTAAGATCCTGCGTGGAAGGCTCGTAATGATCTCCGTAGCCCTCCTGTGTATCTTCTACCTCGGCTATCGGGTTTATGAGAGCAAAAGTGACGCCTCTTTGCTTCGCCAGCAGACGCACGAAAACGCCATCCCCACCGTGGCAGTCATCCACGCAAAGCCGGTACCGCCGACTGAGACCATTACGCTCCCCGGCACTATTGAGGCGTGGTTTCAGGCTCCGATCTACGCGCAGGTCTCCGGCTATGTGAAGATGTGGTACAAGGACTACGGTGCGCTGGTGAAAAAAGGCGATATCCTCGCGGAAATCAACGCGCCCGCTCTCGACGCCCAATATCACCAAGCGAAAGCGGATCTGGAGTCGGTGCGCGCCATCTATTCCCTCGCCGAAATCACAGCCAAGCGCTGGCTGGCACTGCGCAAAAATCATGCAGTATCCGAGCAGTCGATTTCAGTGAAGGTGGCGGAAGCGAAAGCCGAATTGGCAAAGGTCAGAGCAGCGGAGCAGAACGTCAGGAACTTCGAGGCCCTTATTCGGTTCAAAACCATTGTCGCACCCTATGACGGAGTGGTAACCGTCCGCAACATCAATGTCGGCGACTACGTCAATAAGGAAGGAACGATCAGTTCCCCCGGCTCGGTCAGCAATCTCTTTACCGTGGCCGACGTAAGTCTGCTGCGCCTCTTTGTCTCCGTGCCGGAGTCCTTCGGGCCCTTCCTCCAGCCGGGACTAACAGCCGACGTGACGGTTCCACAATTGCCGGATCGTCATTTCACCGCCAAATTCCTGACCGTCGCACGTGGATTCGACGTCAGCACACGTACCGCGATAACCGTCTTCACGATCGAAAACGAAGACAGGGCTCTCTGGCCAGGCTCCTATGCCCAAGTCCACCTCACGGCGCCGGTGGATCGGAAAGTGTTCACGATTCCATCCACCGCATTAGTGTTCCAGGAGCACGGCACGCAAGTGGCCGTGGTGGGGGAGGACGACCGGGTGCACTTTAACTCCATTACCGTAAGCAAACTCCTCGATAACGCCGTCGAAGTGGCCGAGGGAGTTTCCACCCTCGACCGCATCGTGAACAATCCGAGCGCCGCGTTGCTGGAAGGGGACACGGTGCGCATCGTGACGCCCGCACCCGGTTATGACCTTATCAATACCAGCGGCCCGCCACCGACGGACGCGCCGGCACCAACCGGCGGCCCGCTGCCCGCAGGCGCGCCGGCGCCAAAAGAGTCTCAGATATCAAAGGAACACACTTCATCATGA
- a CDS encoding efflux transporter outer membrane subunit, which produces MISERLPLRLEDGRILLSHAWRCSLFLLTLNLPACNWFPAVDLAPDYEPPQYVVPASWKGASPFVEAKPSDDELRPDWWQLFNDPILNSLEEQAMAANPDLQAAAERFVQARDMMMRARSQYLPHAGLGFGASNNRQSDNSLFRGIGENNREAAITTGGLASWEPDFWSALRNAARAELYRAEERAADYGLARLSLQAEIGANYFTLRGFDAQTAIYTQSIALYRNVLKLVNAQFAGAIASALDVARVESLLFSTETKLAQIQGQRQVTEQAIAILVNMTPSSFTINPVDDLQVADFAIPKTIPSTLLERRPDIAGMERRMAQANRSIGIARAAFFPDVRFSAGGGFEDTGFSLIKLASSFWSYGSTVSLPLFQGGYRRAQLQQAWSAYRETEDRYRSTVLNAFREVENYLSLTNRLTLAANRQGATVGATLKTQNLTTELYQGGLASSLELIYAQVATLEARIELVQIKAELLRASVALIRALGGGWNRNQLPTDEQIQPFETFQYVDLDKPPPAGGIDVNAGNNSVNNDLTTPVLP; this is translated from the coding sequence ATGATAAGCGAACGTTTACCATTGAGACTGGAAGATGGGCGTATCTTACTGTCCCATGCGTGGCGCTGCAGCCTGTTTCTGCTGACACTCAATTTACCGGCTTGTAATTGGTTCCCGGCCGTCGATTTGGCGCCCGACTATGAACCGCCGCAATACGTCGTCCCGGCCTCATGGAAAGGGGCAAGTCCCTTCGTCGAGGCGAAGCCGTCGGATGATGAATTACGCCCGGATTGGTGGCAACTCTTTAACGATCCAATTCTGAATAGTCTTGAAGAACAAGCCATGGCAGCCAATCCGGATCTTCAGGCCGCCGCAGAACGCTTCGTTCAGGCTCGCGATATGATGATGAGGGCCCGATCGCAGTACCTTCCTCACGCCGGTTTGGGGTTCGGTGCCTCGAACAATAGGCAATCCGACAATAGTCTGTTTCGCGGCATTGGGGAGAACAACCGCGAAGCGGCCATTACCACCGGAGGTCTCGCATCCTGGGAACCCGATTTTTGGTCCGCGCTTCGCAATGCCGCGCGGGCCGAACTCTACCGGGCCGAGGAGCGAGCCGCGGACTATGGTCTGGCACGACTCAGCCTGCAGGCGGAAATTGGGGCAAACTATTTTACACTCCGCGGATTCGACGCGCAGACGGCGATCTATACCCAATCGATTGCCCTCTATAGAAACGTGCTCAAACTCGTCAATGCCCAGTTCGCCGGCGCGATCGCATCGGCGCTCGACGTCGCCCGTGTCGAATCCCTCCTGTTCAGCACGGAGACGAAATTAGCCCAAATTCAAGGCCAACGCCAAGTCACGGAACAGGCCATCGCCATTCTCGTGAACATGACGCCGAGCAGTTTTACAATCAATCCGGTCGATGACCTTCAAGTAGCGGATTTTGCCATTCCTAAAACCATTCCTTCCACCTTGCTTGAGCGTCGGCCAGACATCGCCGGAATGGAACGCCGAATGGCACAAGCCAACCGGAGCATCGGTATCGCCCGCGCCGCTTTTTTCCCCGATGTGAGATTCTCGGCAGGTGGCGGGTTCGAAGATACCGGTTTCAGTCTCATCAAGCTTGCCAGTAGTTTCTGGTCCTACGGGTCCACTGTTTCGCTGCCGCTCTTCCAGGGGGGGTATCGCCGTGCCCAATTACAGCAGGCCTGGTCCGCCTATCGCGAGACGGAAGATCGATACCGTTCGACCGTGCTGAACGCCTTTCGCGAAGTTGAGAACTACTTGAGCCTGACTAACAGGCTGACCCTTGCGGCCAATCGTCAGGGCGCCACCGTCGGAGCTACGCTCAAGACGCAAAATTTGACCACGGAACTCTATCAGGGCGGGCTGGCTTCCAGCCTTGAACTCATTTATGCGCAGGTCGCCACGCTCGAAGCACGTATCGAATTAGTGCAGATCAAGGCCGAACTGCTGAGAGCCTCGGTTGCCCTCATCCGTGCGCTCGGCGGAGGCTGGAACCGGAACCAATTGCCCACCGACGAACAAATTCAACCCTTCGAGACGTTCCAATATGTGGATCTCGACAAACCG